CCGTAATCTCGATGTTCTATGGAATCGTCGTGTTGATGTACTACTTCGACGACAAGAAACACAAGACACCCCATATTCATGCTCAGTATGGGGAAGAAGAAGCCGTCGTTTCCATCCCTGAGGGAAATGTCATCGCCGGAACGCTGCCG
Above is a window of Ignavibacteriota bacterium DNA encoding:
- a CDS encoding DUF4160 domain-containing protein, whose product is MPVISMFYGIVVLMYYFDDKKHKTPHIHAQYGEEEAVVSIPEGNVIAGTLPPAKLRLVLAWIEIHKEELLANWRLATEGQQVFNIDPLK